CTTGTTTTCAGCTTCGTAGGCTATAAACCCCAGGAAGTCGCGATCGACAGCCGGAGTTCAATAGCCGTCGTCATGGAGCCCGAGAATAAATCGCTGGAAGAGATTGTGGTGATTGGTTACGGCGCGGTGAAAAAAAGTGACCTGACCGGCTCAGTTTCCAGCATTAAAAGCGAGGCGATCCGTGAAATGCCTGTGACTTCTGTTGATCAGGCGATCCAGTCGCGGGCGCCGGGTGTACAGGTAACGCAAACTTCCGGCGCGCCGGGCGGCGGTATTTCGATCCGTGTGCGCGGGGCGAATTCTATCAATAGTGGCAGCGAGCCGCTTTACGTGATTGACGGATTCCCGATGTATCCTGACAACAACGCCCTGGGAACGAGCGGAAACCGCCAGCCAACCAATGCGATGGCGACCATTAACCCGAATGAAATTGAATCTATCGAAATACTAAAAGATGCCTCCGCAACTTCCATTTACGGTTCTCGCGGCGCAAACGGTGTTATTTTGATCACTACCAAACGCGGAAAAGAAGGCCAGAGCAGCGTGGATTACGACGGCTCCTATTCATTCCAGAGCATTGCTAACAATGTGGATGTTTTGAATGGCGCTGACTATATGCGGTATATTAATCTTCTGGAAAAAAGTCAGGGCGGTAATCCACGCTATACTGACCAGCAGATCGGGCAGATAGGCAAGGGAACCGACTGGTGGGACGTGATTTCAAGAACCGGCGGGCTGTCCAATCACCAGCTTTCTTTCACGGGCGGTACCAAGGGAATGCGGTATGCATTCGTGGGAAATTATCTTGATAACAAAGGAATTATCAAGAACACGAATTTCAGCAGGTATGGTTTCCGGATAAATCTGGACAACGATTTCCTGAAAGGAAAGGCCACATTGAGCAACAGCTGGTCGTACAACCGCTCGGGCAGCAGTAACGCGCCAACCGATCGCGGCGGGCCGGGAGGTATTGTGATTTCTGCGTTGGGACTCGATCCTACGGTCGGTGTTTATGATCAGAATGGCGGATATCAATATGCCAGCTACGATCAGCGTTTTTTAACAAATCCCCTTGCAGAGGTCATGGAGGGTTATGACAGAGACTGGACAAATCGTTTGTTTGGAACTACTGCATTGACCATCAATATTTTAGACGGTCTGAAATTCCGCACAAGTATCGGTCTGGACCTGGTAAATGCACGCCGGACCACATTTTACAACAGCTACACTTACCTCGGCCGCCAGAACGATCGCGAACTTCAAAAGGCAAACCGGAACAGTAATAATATTTTGAATGAAAATATCCTGAGCTACAACAAGGAAATTGCGAAAGGACATTTCCTGGACGTGACTTTGGGTTATACTTATCAGAAAGAGCTCAACTATTTTGAATCGGTTTCCACGCGCGGCCTGCCTTCCGACGATGTCGACGCTATGAATATGCAGAATGGAAGTCGTCTGTCGGTACCTAATTCCGGGCCGGGCAGGGTTGAATGGGAGCTGCTTTCCTACCTCGGCCGGTTGAATTATAATTTCAAAGATCGTTACCTGCTCACTTTCACATTGCGCCGCGATGGTTCTTCCAAATTCGGCCCTAACAACAAATGGGCGACATTCCCTTCGGCTGCACTGGGCTGGCGGGTTGTGAATGAGGAGTTTTTCAAAAATTCGGGGCTGGCTTCTGTATTTGATGACTTCAAAATCCGTGCGAGCTATGGTTTAACGGGTAACTCTCAAATTCCGGTTTACCGATCGATAGCCGGTCTGATACCGTATAATTACGTTTTGGGTGGCACACCTACCCTGGTTTCCGGCTACGGACCAAACCGTATTTCTAACAATGATTTGAAATGGGAAAGCACTTCAATGGCCAATATCGGGCTTGATTTTTCCTTACTCTCAAACCGATTGAGTCTTACTGTCGACGCATTTCAAAACAAAACGACAGACCTGCTGCTCGACGTTTCCATTCCGCAGAGTACCGGTTTCAGTGTGATCATGCTAAACTCCGGCTCGCTGACGAACAAGGGACTGGAATTTTCGGCGAATTATAAACTAATGAGTTCCAACACATTCAGCTGGGATGTGAGCGGCAATGTTTCCATACTTCGCAACAAGATCCTTGATCTTGGCAAAAGCACACCATTTTTTGCCAATAGTACCAGCAGTCACCTCGGCGTACTTGGAAGCTGGGTCGAAGCCGGCAACCCGATCGGTGTTTGGCGGGGTTACAATTATGTAGGCTTGTTTCAAAGTGATGAAGAAGGGAAAACCTATTCAGCCAAAGCCGGCTATCCTAAATATGAGGACGTAAATGGTGACGGAAGATACACGACCGATGATTTCAAGATCATCGGCGATCCAAACCCGAAACTGACCTGGGGTTTTAATACAACCCTGAAATACAAAGGTTTTGACCTGGCTGTATTTTTCAGAGGGGTCCACGGAAACAAAGTCCGGAATTTACAGCAATCAGAAATGGCCGACGGCGTACAGAAGATCAACCAGATCGGAAATATCCTGACCGACTCGTGGACACCTGAAAATCCGGATGCCCCAAGACCTGTGATTGACGGAAGAAGAGATTTTATTTCCTTCCGCAGATCGTCCTTTTTCATTCAGGATGGTTCTTTCGTGAGGTTGCAAAATCTATCGCTGGGTTATTCGGTACCGGTTAAAACCAAATACATACGCAATATCAGGGTATACGCCAGCGGCCAGAACCTGTTCCTGATCACAAAATACAAAGGGTTTGACCCCGAAGTGAATAACCAGGGCCAGAACAACCTGAACAGGGGCGACGATTATGATGCTTATCCGCGCGCCAGAATGTATACAGTCGGCCTGAACCTGGGTTTTTAAGTCCATTCATTTGTACCTCAGACTTTTATAAAAAATGAAAAATATACTATTACATAAAACCAGAGCATTTTGCCTGATCTTTTCCCTGCTGAGCTTTGCCGGTTGTTCAGACCTGAAAGAAAAGCCCGATTTCATTAATCCGGACACTTTTTACAAATCTGCGAACGAACTGAAACTCGGCGTCAATGGGGTTTATGATGACCTGAATTCGGGTGGTTTCGGCTTTTTTTATGACAGATATGTATTTGAATGTCTGATAGGAGGTTACCAGGTAGGCTGGGAAAAAGGTCCGCTGCAATTCAACCTGGGTAATGTGAACCCGGCGGATGAATACATTGAAGCTTACTGGGGCATCTGCTACCGCTCGATCAACCGCGCCAATGCCATTATTGAAACGGCAGAGACAATGAAAGATCCGGCCAACCAGGCACTGATCGACAGGCTGAAAGGCGAGACGTTATTTCTGCGGGCATTTTATTATTACGGTCTGCTCAGCTATTTCGACGACGCCCCGCTTTCCGTCAAATCGACCAAAAATATCAATGAGCTTCCCTCCAACAGCGGAGGTAACCGCGCTATTATCGACCAGATTTATGCAGATACCAAAGCCGCAGCCGAGTTGCTTCCGGCGAGCTACACAGGCGTTGATATGGGCCGCGCGACGAAATGGGCAGCTAAATCAGTCCTGATGAAAGCACAGCTCTGGGACGAAAAATGGGCTGACGCAAAAGCAACTGCGGAAGATATTATCAACAACAGCGGCCTTACATTATATGCTGATTTTGCATTCAATTTTGACCTGGCTCACGAAAATCAGGGAGAGCGTATTTTTGAGGCACAGGTATCGGCTTCGGCTAATGCCAATGAATACAGCCAGCATTCGGCCCACTTCAACCCCGAAGATTTCCCCAGCGAGCTGGGCGGCTCGGGCTGGAGCTGGATCAGTACAACGCAGGAATTCAGGGCAGCCTACGATCCGAAAGACAAAAGAATTGCAGGTACGTTCATCGAAAGTTACCCGACGGGACGTTTTGGAAAAATTAATGGCACCTATCCGATCGTGACATGGAGCCCGAAAGCGGATTACAATCTTTCGCGATTTGGCGGTGTAGTGAAATCGGATGCGAACCCGAAAGATCCGGCACAAATGATCTTTGGCAAAGCATGGTCCAACAAGATCGCCGAGCTGGACAGGCGCAATTCGGCCACCGAAAAAAACACAATCTACATTCGTTTATCCGATATTCTGCTCGGACATTCTGAAGCCTGTAACGAAAGCGGGCAGGGCGATCCTTATGCTTCCATTAACAAAGTGCGCGAGCGGGCGGGCATTACTGCATTGAAGGGCCTGACACAGGCTGCGCTGCGCGACGCAATTATTAAGGAACGGATGCAGGAATTTGTATTTGAGCAGGTTATGTACCCTGAATTGCGCCGGAAAAGCAAATTCGGCGGGCCGGTTGACTATCTGGGCAAGGAAATCACGCATTTTGCCCAAAAATACAATGTAGACCGGGTGCCCAAGGCAAAGGATTACGTACTGCCGCTGCCTGCGAAAGAGCTGCTTGGCAACCCGAATGTAAAGCAAAATGCAACCTGGCAGTAAATGCAGCGTTCTAAGTAAAGCATTGGGAATAAAAACTTTTAAAGGTTGTAAATTCGCTATGTTGATGATTTTAACAAATAGAATATTAAAAGGATGTTGAGTAACAAAATTTTTATTGGTGCGGGTGCTCTGATCGTTGCTGTATCTTCCTTTTTCTGGCTCTCTGGTTCTTCCGGCTCTTCATCGGTGGATTATAATGCCGACGTAAAGCCTATCCTGAATAAACATTGCATGGGTTGCCACGGGGGAGTGAAAAAGGCGGGGGATGTGAGTTTCCTTTTTGAGCACGAAATGCTGGAACCCGGCAAGTCGGGTAAGATACCTGTCGTGCGCGGTGACGCGGATGCCAGCGAGATGATCCGGCGGATATTGACCGACGATCCTGACGAAAGAATGCCCAAAAACGGCACGCCTTTGACGGAACAGGAAGTTGATATCCTCAAAAAATGGATCAATCAGGGCGCTAAGTGGGAAACGCATTGGTCTTACAAAAAGATAGAGAAGCCGGAGGTGCCTTCGCTGAACAGTTTTAGTAATCTTTTCGGGTTACTTAATACCGGCGATAAAAAGTGGGTAACCAATGAGATCGACCATTTTGTTCTGGACAAATTAAAAGACAAGGGACTCGAAGTTTCCGCAGAAGCCGATCGCGCTACATTGATCCGCCGCGTAAGTCTGGACTTGACCGGCTTGCCGCCCACTGAAAAGCAGGTAGCCGATTTTGTAAATGATAAGTCTGAAAATGCCTACGAAAAAGTGGTCGACAGGCTGCTGAAATCGCCCGGTTACGGTGAACGCTGGACTTCTATGTGGATGGACCTGGCGAGATATGCGGATACAAAAGGCTACGAAAGCGACGGCGGGCGGACGATGTGGCGTTACCGGGATTATGTGGTCAAATCTTTCAATCAGGACAAACCTTTCGACAAATTCACGATCGAGCAGCTTGCCGGGGATTTGCTTGAAAAAGACAAAGACGGTTTCCCGCTGGAAGAGAATATGATCGCGACCGGCTACCACCGCAATACGATGACCAATAATGAAGGTGGTACCGACGATGAAGAATTTCGCACCGCGGCTCAGATCGACCGGGTGAACACGACCTGGGAAGTGTGGCAGGGAACCACTTTTGCCTGCATTCAATGTCACAGCCACCCGTACGATCCTATTCCGCACGAAGATTATTACAAATACATGGCGTTTTTCAATAATACGCGGGACGAAGATGTGTGGGATGAATGGCCTAAGCTGCGGTTTTATAAAGGCGAGGATTCAGCCAGAGTAGAGCGGGTGAAAAGCTGGATCCGGCAGACCAAACCGGAGCAACTGCCGGAAGTAACGCAGTTTATGAAGGTCATGGAGCCGAAGATCAATGCGCATAATTTTGTAAAAGGCGACCAGTCGACGGTACTGTTGATTTCTTACTATGGTGTAAAAAACAATGGAAACGCCCGCATTTCTCAGGTAAACCTGACAGGTGCTGACAATGTGGTAATGAATGTTGCTACCAAGGCTGAGAATGCGGTACTAAGTCTTCACCTGGACAAATTGGACGGTCCGGTGATTGCTGAGATCAAGGTACCTGCAAGAGATTCTGTGATCATCGCGCCGCTCGCTAAAACTTCGGGTAAACACGATATTTATCTTTCTCTGAAAAGTCCGAAATCGCCCGAAGAATGGGTGCGGATTACCTGGATGTCTTTTCAAAAAGCATTGCCGGGTAGTGATAAACCTGAATATCAGCAGATCGTAGCGGATTATACCACTTTGTTGACGCACCAGGCAGAGAGTATGCCGGTGATCTGGGAAGGGAAGGGTGATTTTGCGAGAAAAACCAATGTTTTTGTAAGAGGGAACTGGATGGTGAAAGGTGCAGAAGTGCAGCCAGACGTACCCAAGCTGCTGGCGCCAATGCCGAACGACGCCCCGAAAGACCGGGTAGGACTGGCGAAATGGATCGTAAGCCGCGACAATGCATTGACTTCACGCGTGATTGTAAACCGCTTCTGGGAGCAATTGTTTGGCAAAGGTATTGTGGAAACGGTGGAAGATTTCGGTTCGCAGGGCGCAGAACCCACACATCCCGAGTTGCTCGACTGGCTGGCGGTTAAGTTTATGGAAGAGGATAAATGGAGCATTAAAAAGATGCTGAAAACGATCGTCATGTCATCGACTTACAGACAGAGCTCGAAAACCGATGAAAACAGGCTCGAAAAAGATCCCTACAATATCTGGATCTCCCGGGGGCCGCGCGTGCGTTTGAGCGCCGAGCAGGTACGTGACCAGGCTTTGGCGTGCAGTGGTTTGATTTCGGATAAAATGTACGGTCCGGGCGTTATGCCGCCTCAGCCCGACAAGATCTGGCAATCACCTTACAGTGGTGAAAAATGGGTTTTGAGCGAAGGCGAAGACAGATATCGCCGGGGAGTTTACACTTATTGGAAACGTACCGCGCCTTATCCTTCGATGGTCACTTTCGACGCGCCGAGCCGCGAATTCTGCCAATCCCGCCGGATTTTGACCAATACTCCTTTGCAGGCACTGGTCACATTGAACGATCCGGTATACCTGGAAGCGGCGGAAAGTTTAGCCAATAAAATGCAAAAAAGAGGCAAAACGCCAGAGCAGCAGCTGAAAGAAGGGTATCGCATGCTTACTTTCCAGCCTATTGAACAGAAGAACCTGAATGTGCTGGTAAAAATATATCAGGAGGCATTGGACGCTTACCAGAAAAAGCCGGTAGAAGCGGACAGTATCCTGGCTTATGGAAAAGAGAGAACGCCAGAGCTGGCAGCTTTGACTATTTCAGCGAATGTGATGCTGAATCTCGATAACGTGATTACGAAAGAGTAAGGCTCTTTAACCGGGGTGCCTCTTTGCCGTGTGGCCTGGGCGATTTGCCTTTTTACGGTGTGCCCCGCCCCCTAATACCGTCGACGGAAGTCGACGGAAATTGAATTTGGGGTTTGCCCGGGCTTCTGCCCTGGGTAAATGCAGAATAGATCAGGATTAAGGGCGAAGCCCGAAAATCAGCAACAAAAAATCAATTGCCCCGGGCTTCAGCCCGGGGATACAGAGAGATGGAAAAGCTAACAAGGGAATTACAACATGCGACATTGCTGCATCAGACGAGGCGGCATTTTTTGCAGTCGGTAGGATTTGGACTGGGTGCATTGGGATTGGGGAAGATGCTGGATTCTTGCGGTACTTCTTCTGCGGCTGATGGCCCGGTGGGTAATACTGCCAAATCGCGGATTCCGCAATTTGCGCCCAAGGCGAAGCGGGTGATTTATATTCACATGGCCGGCGCTCCCTCCCAGCTTGAGCTTTTTGATTATAAGCCGGAGCTGATGAAATATCACGGGAAAGATTGCCCTGCGGAGTTTCTGGAAGGCAAAAAATTTGCTTTTATCCAGGGAGTACCCAAAATGCTGGGGCCGCAAAGTCGCTTTGCTCAATATGGACAATCGGGAGCCTGGATGTCGGATTACGTGCCTTATCTGCAGACGGTAGCCGATGAGATCACATTCCTCAAAGCCATGCATACCGATCAGTTCAATCACGCGCCTGCGCAGTTGCTGATGCACACGGGAAGTCCGAGGTTGGGCCGGCCTAGCCTGGGAGCATGGTCTGTGTATGGTTTGGGATCAGAAAATCAAAATCTTCCTGGATTCATTGTACTCGCCTCGGGTGGACAGCAACCCGACGCAGGCAAAAGTGTATTTGGAAGCGGTTTCCTTCCTTCGGTATACCAGGGTGTGCAGTGCCGGACCGGCGGCGACCCGGTACTTTACGTGAGCGATCCGAGCGGCATGAACCGCGATATGCGCAAGCAGACTATCGAAGCCATCAACGAAATCAATAAGCAGACTTACGAAGATGTAAAAGATCCGGAAATCCTCACAAGGATTAGCCAATATGAGATGGCCTTCCGGATGCAAATGTCCGTACCAGAGGTAATGGATGTTTCTAAAGAGCCGCAATTCATCCTGGATATGTACGGTGTTAAGCCCGGTGATGGGACTTTCGCCATGAACTGTCTGCTGGCGCGGAAGCTGGTTGAAAACGATGTGCGGTTTGTGCAGCTCTTTGACTGGGGTTGGGACGGACACGGAACCTCGAAAGACCACAATGTGGAAGGCGGCCTTCGCCAGAAATGCCGCGAGTCGGATCAACCGGTTGCAGCATTGATCAAAGATTTGAAGATGCGCGGCCTTTTAGAAGAAACCCTCATAATCTGGGGTGCAGAATTTGGCAGAACGCCGATGCAGGAGAATAGAAACGGACTTGTAATGCCTTATATGGGTCGCGATCACCATTTGGATGCATTCACGATGTGGATGGCGGGCGGCGGGGTGAAGCAGGGTTTCTCGCACGGCGAGACAGATGAACTTGGTTACTATGGTACCAAAGGCAGGGTGCATGTACATGATTTGCAAGCTACTATCCTGCATTTGATGGGTTTTGATCACGAAAAATTTACCTATCCGTTCCAGGGAAGAAACTTCCGGCTTACCGACACGGAAGGAAAAGTTGTTAAAGAGGTACTCGCTTAGAAATTAAATAATGGAGAACACAACAGTGAAAGCTTTCCGGATGCAGTTAAAGCCGGGTTTTGAAAAAGAATACAAAAAGCGGCACGACGAAATCTGGCCGGAACTGTCTGAACTCTTAAAAAATGCGGGCGTACTGGAATACTACATTTTTTTAGACGAAAGAACGCTGGCTCTTTTTGCTTTTCAAAAACTGAGGGAAAATGATACCACCTCCGTGCTCGCCGCATTGCCGATTATGAAAAAATGGTGGGACTTTATGGCGGATATAATGGATGTAAACATAGATAATTCGCCCCAGGCGTTCAGTCTTCCCGAGGTTTTCAGATTGTAAAAAATTAATACACACATATTTAAGATTGATACTAAACCCCTGATCATGCATTACATTTTACTTCAGGACTCTGCCTGGGCTACGTTTATTGGCAGGTTTCACCCTGCAATCGTCCATTTTCCCATTGGTTTTTTATTGATTGCGGCTGTACTTGAACTGGGCAGGCGTTGGGGCAAAATCAACGTCAGCGAGGGTACAGTTGTGTTTATACTACTCTGGTCTGCCATTACCTCGACCTTTGCATGTATTGCGGGTTATCTGCTTTCATTAACAGGCGGCTATGATGTTGAACTACTCGACAACCACATGTGGAAAGGAATCGGCGTCGCTGCTTTTGCATGGGTCGCCTGGCTCGTCAAATCCGACCGGCTCTCGAAAGCAATACCTTCCGGTAAGGTGGTTTATCTCCCGGCTATTTTAATCGCAACAGTTCTTACGCTGAGTGCCGGCCACGATGGCGGCTCGCTGACGCACGGGGAAGGTTACCTCACCCAATATACTCCTGAGCCTTTCCGCGGACTGGCAGGTTTGCCCCCGATAGAAGAGAAACCTACTGAAATAAAGCCAATTGCGGATGTACAGCAGGCTGTTGTTTATGCCGATATTGTGCAGCCGATCCTCCAAGCAAAATGTACCCAATGCCACAACGCCAGCAAAAGCAAAGGCGACCTCCGCATGGACCAGCTTGCGTTGCTGATGAAAGGTGGCGAAGGCGGGCCTGCATTAGTTGCCGGTAAAGGGGCCGAAAGCGATATGATTAAAAGGTGTCTGCTGCCCGAAAGCGACGATGATCATATGCCGCCAAAAGGCAAGCCGCAATTAACGACCGATCAGATCGCACTCCTTTCGTGGTGGATCGACCAGGGCGCTTCGGCTGACAAAAAAGTATCCCAAATGACTGTTTCGGAAGCGGTTAAGCCTGCATTGGCGTCGTTGGGAAAGGAAGCACCAGCGGGTACTGGCGCGGCGACAGCATCGGCGGTATTGAGTTTGAAAGTCCCTGAGGCCAATAACCAGGCAGTCGAAAATCTGAGGAAAACGGGGCTGATCGTCAATACACTGTCCCAGGATCAGAACCTATTGGAAATCAGCGCAGTAAATTTGCCCGGGTTTAGTGATAAACAAATGGAGCTACTGCAACCTGTTGCGCAGCAGATTACCTGGCTAAAACTCGGCGGCACGAAAATCACGGACGCGGCATTGCAGCAGATCGCCAAATTTCCGAATCTCAGCAAGCTGCACATTGAACATACCGGCATTACCGACAAAGGTATTGTAGCATTAAAATCACTTCCTTATCTGGAATACATCAATATCGTGGATACCAAGGTTGGCGATGAAGGTTTGAAAACGGTGGCCGGCATGAAGGCGTTGCGTTCGATTTATGTGTGGCAGTCGGCGGTTACGGACAGTGCGGTGAGCCAGGTCGGCAAGCAAAACCCCAACCTGTTGGTAGTGAATGGATTCAATGAGGCGGCGGTAGCGCAATTCCTGAAAGCCGGGGACACAACGGGCAAAGAAGAAGTCAAAAAACAATAACATGAACCGTCGGAAATTTATGAGCAGTGCGATCGCCACAGCGGGAGTATTAACGGGCTTTGAGGCTATCTCGGATGCGGAAAAAGCGCCTTTTCAATTCGCAGACAAGTTTTCTTTGAAAATATTCGGTACCAACTGGGGCTTCGCGGGCAACACCGACGCTTTCTGCGCAGCTGTTAAAAAAGAAGGGTACGACGGGCTGGAAATCTGGTGGCCGGGAACAAAGGAAAAGCGGAACGAGCTGCTTGCGGCGTTGAAAAAATATAGTTTGGACGTAGGATTTTTGTGCGGGTCGGGAGAAAGGGAATATGCTGCGCATCTGGATGTTTTCAAGAAACAGATTGATGCAGCGACCACTGAATTTGAGCAAAAACCATTGTATATCAATTGTCACAGCGGAAAGGATTTCTTTAACTACGAACAAAATAAAGCATTTATAGACCATACCACTGCAGCTACTGCGAAGAGCGGTATACCTATTTACCACGAAACGCATCGCGGAAGAATGCTTTTTGCTGCGCATATTGCAAAGGATTTTATGGAGAAAAATCCGGAGCTAAAACTGACGCTGGATATTTCACACTGGTGTAATGTGCACGAAAGCCTGTTGCAGGATCAGCAGGAAACAATCAAAC
This Dyadobacter sp. UC 10 DNA region includes the following protein-coding sequences:
- a CDS encoding sugar phosphate isomerase/epimerase family protein — protein: MNRRKFMSSAIATAGVLTGFEAISDAEKAPFQFADKFSLKIFGTNWGFAGNTDAFCAAVKKEGYDGLEIWWPGTKEKRNELLAALKKYSLDVGFLCGSGEREYAAHLDVFKKQIDAATTEFEQKPLYINCHSGKDFFNYEQNKAFIDHTTAATAKSGIPIYHETHRGRMLFAAHIAKDFMEKNPELKLTLDISHWCNVHESLLQDQQETIKLALSRTGHIHSRIGHEEGPQVNDPRAPEWEATVKAHLAWWDAVVEQKVKNGETLTVLTEFGPPHYLPTVPFTNQPLADQWAINVHMMHLFRKRYLK
- the rhaM gene encoding L-rhamnose mutarotase; translation: MENTTVKAFRMQLKPGFEKEYKKRHDEIWPELSELLKNAGVLEYYIFLDERTLALFAFQKLRENDTTSVLAALPIMKKWWDFMADIMDVNIDNSPQAFSLPEVFRL
- a CDS encoding DUF1501 domain-containing protein; amino-acid sequence: MEKLTRELQHATLLHQTRRHFLQSVGFGLGALGLGKMLDSCGTSSAADGPVGNTAKSRIPQFAPKAKRVIYIHMAGAPSQLELFDYKPELMKYHGKDCPAEFLEGKKFAFIQGVPKMLGPQSRFAQYGQSGAWMSDYVPYLQTVADEITFLKAMHTDQFNHAPAQLLMHTGSPRLGRPSLGAWSVYGLGSENQNLPGFIVLASGGQQPDAGKSVFGSGFLPSVYQGVQCRTGGDPVLYVSDPSGMNRDMRKQTIEAINEINKQTYEDVKDPEILTRISQYEMAFRMQMSVPEVMDVSKEPQFILDMYGVKPGDGTFAMNCLLARKLVENDVRFVQLFDWGWDGHGTSKDHNVEGGLRQKCRESDQPVAALIKDLKMRGLLEETLIIWGAEFGRTPMQENRNGLVMPYMGRDHHLDAFTMWMAGGGVKQGFSHGETDELGYYGTKGRVHVHDLQATILHLMGFDHEKFTYPFQGRNFRLTDTEGKVVKEVLA
- a CDS encoding TonB-dependent receptor is translated as MQRNLQLKWCAALCIVMKISLAQILFAVICTSLTYAAGESRAQEIMDRQVTIHARGAELKDVLRDLEQQAEIKFAYSQKAIKAERTVNIHIVNQKLSAALTTLFEPLNISYQLTSGRILLTSLAGTLPVPVQTEKAEEAPTPAAEIIKGKVTDETSAGLPGVSVVLKGTQKGTTTNKDGDFEIDIPQRTGAILVFSFVGYKPQEVAIDSRSSIAVVMEPENKSLEEIVVIGYGAVKKSDLTGSVSSIKSEAIREMPVTSVDQAIQSRAPGVQVTQTSGAPGGGISIRVRGANSINSGSEPLYVIDGFPMYPDNNALGTSGNRQPTNAMATINPNEIESIEILKDASATSIYGSRGANGVILITTKRGKEGQSSVDYDGSYSFQSIANNVDVLNGADYMRYINLLEKSQGGNPRYTDQQIGQIGKGTDWWDVISRTGGLSNHQLSFTGGTKGMRYAFVGNYLDNKGIIKNTNFSRYGFRINLDNDFLKGKATLSNSWSYNRSGSSNAPTDRGGPGGIVISALGLDPTVGVYDQNGGYQYASYDQRFLTNPLAEVMEGYDRDWTNRLFGTTALTINILDGLKFRTSIGLDLVNARRTTFYNSYTYLGRQNDRELQKANRNSNNILNENILSYNKEIAKGHFLDVTLGYTYQKELNYFESVSTRGLPSDDVDAMNMQNGSRLSVPNSGPGRVEWELLSYLGRLNYNFKDRYLLTFTLRRDGSSKFGPNNKWATFPSAALGWRVVNEEFFKNSGLASVFDDFKIRASYGLTGNSQIPVYRSIAGLIPYNYVLGGTPTLVSGYGPNRISNNDLKWESTSMANIGLDFSLLSNRLSLTVDAFQNKTTDLLLDVSIPQSTGFSVIMLNSGSLTNKGLEFSANYKLMSSNTFSWDVSGNVSILRNKILDLGKSTPFFANSTSSHLGVLGSWVEAGNPIGVWRGYNYVGLFQSDEEGKTYSAKAGYPKYEDVNGDGRYTTDDFKIIGDPNPKLTWGFNTTLKYKGFDLAVFFRGVHGNKVRNLQQSEMADGVQKINQIGNILTDSWTPENPDAPRPVIDGRRDFISFRRSSFFIQDGSFVRLQNLSLGYSVPVKTKYIRNIRVYASGQNLFLITKYKGFDPEVNNQGQNNLNRGDDYDAYPRARMYTVGLNLGF
- a CDS encoding c-type cytochrome domain-containing protein, whose product is MHYILLQDSAWATFIGRFHPAIVHFPIGFLLIAAVLELGRRWGKINVSEGTVVFILLWSAITSTFACIAGYLLSLTGGYDVELLDNHMWKGIGVAAFAWVAWLVKSDRLSKAIPSGKVVYLPAILIATVLTLSAGHDGGSLTHGEGYLTQYTPEPFRGLAGLPPIEEKPTEIKPIADVQQAVVYADIVQPILQAKCTQCHNASKSKGDLRMDQLALLMKGGEGGPALVAGKGAESDMIKRCLLPESDDDHMPPKGKPQLTTDQIALLSWWIDQGASADKKVSQMTVSEAVKPALASLGKEAPAGTGAATASAVLSLKVPEANNQAVENLRKTGLIVNTLSQDQNLLEISAVNLPGFSDKQMELLQPVAQQITWLKLGGTKITDAALQQIAKFPNLSKLHIEHTGITDKGIVALKSLPYLEYINIVDTKVGDEGLKTVAGMKALRSIYVWQSAVTDSAVSQVGKQNPNLLVVNGFNEAAVAQFLKAGDTTGKEEVKKQ
- a CDS encoding DUF1553 domain-containing protein, with product MLSNKIFIGAGALIVAVSSFFWLSGSSGSSSVDYNADVKPILNKHCMGCHGGVKKAGDVSFLFEHEMLEPGKSGKIPVVRGDADASEMIRRILTDDPDERMPKNGTPLTEQEVDILKKWINQGAKWETHWSYKKIEKPEVPSLNSFSNLFGLLNTGDKKWVTNEIDHFVLDKLKDKGLEVSAEADRATLIRRVSLDLTGLPPTEKQVADFVNDKSENAYEKVVDRLLKSPGYGERWTSMWMDLARYADTKGYESDGGRTMWRYRDYVVKSFNQDKPFDKFTIEQLAGDLLEKDKDGFPLEENMIATGYHRNTMTNNEGGTDDEEFRTAAQIDRVNTTWEVWQGTTFACIQCHSHPYDPIPHEDYYKYMAFFNNTRDEDVWDEWPKLRFYKGEDSARVERVKSWIRQTKPEQLPEVTQFMKVMEPKINAHNFVKGDQSTVLLISYYGVKNNGNARISQVNLTGADNVVMNVATKAENAVLSLHLDKLDGPVIAEIKVPARDSVIIAPLAKTSGKHDIYLSLKSPKSPEEWVRITWMSFQKALPGSDKPEYQQIVADYTTLLTHQAESMPVIWEGKGDFARKTNVFVRGNWMVKGAEVQPDVPKLLAPMPNDAPKDRVGLAKWIVSRDNALTSRVIVNRFWEQLFGKGIVETVEDFGSQGAEPTHPELLDWLAVKFMEEDKWSIKKMLKTIVMSSTYRQSSKTDENRLEKDPYNIWISRGPRVRLSAEQVRDQALACSGLISDKMYGPGVMPPQPDKIWQSPYSGEKWVLSEGEDRYRRGVYTYWKRTAPYPSMVTFDAPSREFCQSRRILTNTPLQALVTLNDPVYLEAAESLANKMQKRGKTPEQQLKEGYRMLTFQPIEQKNLNVLVKIYQEALDAYQKKPVEADSILAYGKERTPELAALTISANVMLNLDNVITKE
- a CDS encoding RagB/SusD family nutrient uptake outer membrane protein gives rise to the protein MKNILLHKTRAFCLIFSLLSFAGCSDLKEKPDFINPDTFYKSANELKLGVNGVYDDLNSGGFGFFYDRYVFECLIGGYQVGWEKGPLQFNLGNVNPADEYIEAYWGICYRSINRANAIIETAETMKDPANQALIDRLKGETLFLRAFYYYGLLSYFDDAPLSVKSTKNINELPSNSGGNRAIIDQIYADTKAAAELLPASYTGVDMGRATKWAAKSVLMKAQLWDEKWADAKATAEDIINNSGLTLYADFAFNFDLAHENQGERIFEAQVSASANANEYSQHSAHFNPEDFPSELGGSGWSWISTTQEFRAAYDPKDKRIAGTFIESYPTGRFGKINGTYPIVTWSPKADYNLSRFGGVVKSDANPKDPAQMIFGKAWSNKIAELDRRNSATEKNTIYIRLSDILLGHSEACNESGQGDPYASINKVRERAGITALKGLTQAALRDAIIKERMQEFVFEQVMYPELRRKSKFGGPVDYLGKEITHFAQKYNVDRVPKAKDYVLPLPAKELLGNPNVKQNATWQ